The Spirosoma oryzicola region ATAACCAGGGCGATTGGGAGCCTAACATGAAGCTATCCGCCGACCGCGTCCAGACGGTAAAAGAGTACCTAACCAGCAAAGGAATTGCCGAGAGCCGGATCCAGACGAAGGCATGGGGACCGAGCAAACCCATTGCCAGCAACGGCACCGAAGAGAAGCGGAAACAGAACCGGCGGGTAGAATTCACGATTCTCAAGATGTGAGAACAAAGATTTTGCGCTAGTTTTGCCCCAATGTTTACCCCATCGTCCCGTACTACGCTGTTTTTGCTGGGTGCTTTGCTTATCCTGGCACTCGGTCTTCGCCTATACCGTGTCGGTACTTACGGCATTTATTTCGACGAAAAATCGACGTTACTGATCAGTCAGGGCGTTTGCCTGGAAGGCGCTAATCAAAAGGACGTTTTTAGCAAGACGTATTTTACGCCCGCTGAATTCTGGAAGCCAAAAACCTTCAACGACTTTATCGACGCCAACATTCGGGGCGACATCGGCAATAGCCCCTCCTATTATGGCGTACTGTGGCTTTGGATGGAAGTGTTTGGTTTGAGTGACACCTCCTTGCGAATGCCTTCGGTGATTTTCAGCACGTTGATCGTTTGGCTGCTGTTTGTTTTCGTCCGTCGGCATTTTAAATCGGACTCCTTAGCACTTACCAGTGCGGCCATCGCAGCAATCGAACCGTTTTTCGTTTCCTACAGCCACATTGCCCGCAACTACTCGATGACGTTCTTCCTGACGTTGCTGGCGACGCACTTGTTTTTGCTCATTATGGAACGGGTACGAGCCGGGGGAAGCGTCGCGAATCGAAGTCCTTCACTGCCGGTGCTTTATGTTTCCTATGGATTCGTCTTTGTCGCTTCCGTTTTATCGCACTACCTGACCGTTACGGTATTCCTGTGTCATGGCTTATACGCGCTTATCTACCTGCGCAACATACGAGCCTGGGTATCATTGGGCATTACCGGCGCTATCGGCCTGGGGTTGGTTTCGCTCTGGTTCCTGTTTGGTGGAGGTAAATACACCTTCTTTACACTGGAATACCAGAAGAATTTCTACCGCAACATTGCTCTGACCAATCCGTATCATTCGGGCTTTGGGATCATCCTGCCCGCTACGATTCCTAACATTGCGGTACGCGCTGTACCCATCTTCTCCGACCTGTTCATCGTAACAAACGGCATGATTACCGTTCTCGTCAGTGTTCGTAATGCGATACTGGCGCTGGGCTTGGGTGTACTGGCAACGGGCGTTATTCATCGCTTCATCGGCGTACAAAAGCCGCCAACCTGGGTTTATGCCGCGGTTCCCGTGCTGCTCCTGGCTGGTCTGCCATTTTACACGCTCGATCCGTTGCGTCTGTTGGTGTTGTCGATTGCCGTGCCGTTCGTGTACCTGATTGGCCGGTACGTAACGGATCACACGGATACCGCCCAGAAAAGACTTGTTGTCCTGTTAGTATTACTGACCTTCGTACCTACCTTATTTCTACTGTTCATGGCGTGGCGGTCTGGTCACACGTTCGGTATCACGCAACGGTACTCCGGTTTTTCATTTCCTTACGTTTGTATTCTGGTCGCGATGGGATTCCATCAACTGACTACCCTGCGTTGGTGGTTCAGCGTACCCATTGCCATCGTTCTGCTCATTCAGGCGGGAAACATCGTTCAGCTGCTGGTTGATATTTACGCCGACAAAGCGCCTAAATACACCTATTTCGACAAGCCTCGCATCGCGAATCCGTATTGGTCATCGGCCCAGAAATTGAAGAGCCTCTATACGCCGGGGGATACGATCCTGTATCCAAACAAAAGGCGGCAGATCTTTTCGGAGAAAATGGACCGAACGTATTCGCCGGTGGCTTTGCTGGACGCTCAATTGGTAAACGTTTACCTACCTGAGGATGCTCAGTATATCCAACGCATCGATCCGAACGAACGAAACCGAATCGTACTCGTGAAAGGACGCTCTGGTGAAAAAATTACTATTTTTGACTTTAAAGGCTCGACATACCGCTACGGCGAATAAACGACTACCTTAATCAACCGACTACGACTTTGACAACAGAAGCCACCGACTTTCAATCGCTCCAGGGCCAGCTCCGGCTCAAGATCCTGGGTCTTTACAATCAGGCTCACGCTGGTCATATTGGCTGTTCGCTGAGTTGCGTCGATCTGATGATCGCCACGCTGGTACTACGCAAACGGCAGCAGGATACGTTTCTGCTGTCGAAAGGCCACGCTGCCGCTTCACTATACGCCTGTCTCAACCACCTCGGCGAAATTTCGGACGAGGTACTGGCGACCTACTACAAAAATGGCACGACGCTGCCCGCTCACCCTGCGCCAAACAAACACGCGGGCATTCCATTTGCCACGGGTTCGCTGGGACACGGCCTGCCCATAGGAACGGGCGTTGCACAAGCTGGTAAATTACTCGGCGACGACTCCCGCGTCTATGTCCTGATGTCCGACGGCGAAACCAATGAAGGAACCACCTGGGAAGCCGCTCATTTTGCGGTTCAGAACGGACTGGACAACCTGATTGTGTTGATTGACAAGAATGGTTTACAAGGCTTTAACCAGACGGCCAACGTGCTCGGCGATACAGCGGATGCCCGCACCTGGACAGCAATGGGTTTTGAAACGGTTGAAGTAGATGGTCACGACATACCGGCAATTCTGGACACGCTCGATCAGCTGACAACCACGTCGAACGGGAAGCCTAAAGTTGTT contains the following coding sequences:
- a CDS encoding glycosyltransferase family 39 protein, which produces MFTPSSRTTLFLLGALLILALGLRLYRVGTYGIYFDEKSTLLISQGVCLEGANQKDVFSKTYFTPAEFWKPKTFNDFIDANIRGDIGNSPSYYGVLWLWMEVFGLSDTSLRMPSVIFSTLIVWLLFVFVRRHFKSDSLALTSAAIAAIEPFFVSYSHIARNYSMTFFLTLLATHLFLLIMERVRAGGSVANRSPSLPVLYVSYGFVFVASVLSHYLTVTVFLCHGLYALIYLRNIRAWVSLGITGAIGLGLVSLWFLFGGGKYTFFTLEYQKNFYRNIALTNPYHSGFGIILPATIPNIAVRAVPIFSDLFIVTNGMITVLVSVRNAILALGLGVLATGVIHRFIGVQKPPTWVYAAVPVLLLAGLPFYTLDPLRLLVLSIAVPFVYLIGRYVTDHTDTAQKRLVVLLVLLTFVPTLFLLFMAWRSGHTFGITQRYSGFSFPYVCILVAMGFHQLTTLRWWFSVPIAIVLLIQAGNIVQLLVDIYADKAPKYTYFDKPRIANPYWSSAQKLKSLYTPGDTILYPNKRRQIFSEKMDRTYSPVALLDAQLVNVYLPEDAQYIQRIDPNERNRIVLVKGRSGEKITIFDFKGSTYRYGE
- a CDS encoding transketolase is translated as MTTEATDFQSLQGQLRLKILGLYNQAHAGHIGCSLSCVDLMIATLVLRKRQQDTFLLSKGHAAASLYACLNHLGEISDEVLATYYKNGTTLPAHPAPNKHAGIPFATGSLGHGLPIGTGVAQAGKLLGDDSRVYVLMSDGETNEGTTWEAAHFAVQNGLDNLIVLIDKNGLQGFNQTANVLGDTADARTWTAMGFETVEVDGHDIPAILDTLDQLTTTSNGKPKVVIAKTVKGKGVSYMENRLEWHYLPMTPAQYEQAHAEVGERYLSVDVV